The Mesorhizobium loti DNA segment GCGTGCAAAGCCACGGACCACGCAATCATCGGAAGAAGGGACACGGCCATGAACGCCCCCTTCGTGCTCGCGATCCCGCGCACACGCACCTTTGAAGTCGTCACATCGGCGGAACGTCTGGCCGAGATCGCACCGGCCTGGAGCGCGCTCTGGCAGCGGGCCGGCGGGCTTGTCTTCCAGCACCCGGACTGGATCGCGGCCTGGTGGCGCACCACTCCACACCAGGAGCGGCGCACGCTCAGGATCGGGCTTGCCTGGAACGGCGACCGGCTCGATGGCGTGATAGCGCTCGCGACTTTCAAGCGCTCCGGCATCCGCATACTCGAATGGGCGGCGAAGGATCACAGTGACTATGGCGACGCGCTGTTTGCCCCCGACAGCGATCCGCAGGCGATCGCCCGCCTCTGGCAGCATGTTTTTGACCAGGGCGGCTTTGACCTGATTTATCTCAATCGTCTTCTGCCGGATGCCAGTGTTCGTGGCCTGCTGGACCCGGCCTCGCGCCATGACAAGGCGCTTCGGCCCAACCACCGCACTGAAATCAGCTACCGTGTCGCGGGTCCCTGGCAAAGTGGTGCGGAATGGTTCGAGACGCTGTCCAAGAAGGCCCGGCAGAACTACCGTCGTGGCCGCAAGTTCATGGAGGAAGGCGGTGCGTTGCGTTTCCGCCTGATGGATGCGGACGAACCGCGTGAGCCGGTGCTCGGTCGGGTCGCGGCGCTGAAGCGCCTCTGGCTCGTCCGGCATGGCCGCGTTTCGGACCTGTTCGACAAGGACTCGCCCGTTCTCACCGCGCTTATTTCGGTGCTGGCCGAGCTCGGCCTGTTGCGCATCTTCGTGCTGGAGCTTGACGACACGATCGTCGCCGTCTCGATCAATTTCGAGCAGCACGGCACGATGATGGCTTTCATCACCACCTATGATCCCGAATATGAGCGCGCCTCGCCGGGCATGGTGCTGATGATGGACTATATCCAGTGGTCGCTCGACCGTGGCCTCGCCAAGGTTGATTTTCTCTGCGGCGGCGAGGATTTCAAGCGGCGCTTCGCCTCGCAATCAGTCACGCTGTCGTCGATGATCGGCGCGCGTGGCTTGCGCGGCCACCTCGCCGCGCTGGCCGATCACGTGAACCATGTTGCGAAAACTTGGCGGGCGCCGCGGTCGCCGAAGGCGGAAACGCCCGACGAGTAAGGGCGCCTCATTTCGGCACGATCAAAATAGGCGATTGCATTCGTGGGCCTTCGCCGGGCTCAAAGCGCGCGAACGGCCTCCAACACCTCTTCGGCATGGCCCTTGACCCGGACCTTGCGCCAAATCCTGACGATCCGTCCGTCGCGGCCGATCAGGAACGTCGCGCGTTCGACGCCCATATATTTGCGGCCATACATCGATTTCTCGACCCACAGATGATAGGCCTCGATCACCTTGCGCTCCTCGTCGGCGGCGAGGTCGATGGTGAGATTGTACTTTGATTTGAACTTGTCGTGCTTTTTGACGTTGTCGGGTGACAGACCGATCACGACGGCGCCTGCCTTCTCGAATTCAGGTTTCAGCTGCGAAAAACTGATTGCCTCTTGCGTACAACTCGTCGTGTCGTCCTGCGGATAGAAATAGAGGACGACGGGTTTACCGGACGAGGCCGAAAGGCTTAGAGACCCGCCGCCATCCCGCGGCAGGTCGAATTGCGGCGCAAGATCGCCCACGTCGAGGTCAGCCATATCGATGCCCTTGTTTGAGGTTACGCGCGAAGCCACACCGATATAGTGTCGACCGGGGATTCGTCCACGAGCGAATTTGTACAACGGAAGATTGCGTGGATCAGGAGCAACCGCAGCACGAAAAGATCAGGTTCAGGCGTGACGAGATCACCGACCTGGGGGCTTTGCCGTCCGCGTGCCGCGTTCCGCCGCTTGGTCAGGCGTCGATCGGCCGCGGCTTCCGCATCCTGTCGCGCGTGTTTGCCGGCGTGGTCGCGTTCATGCTGCTGGCGGCGATGGCCGTCTATCTCATCGGCCTTTCCGGTATCGGGTCGGACCGGCTGCGCATCGAAGCGGAAACCGCCATCGAGAAACTCGCCGGCGTCGATGTCCATGTCGCGGTCGGCCCGGCGCGCATCACGCTCGACAGTTCGAGCTTCGTCGCGCTCCAGGTGAGCGATGTCAGTCTGGAGACCAGCGACGGCAAGCCCATGGCCGATGCCGGCCGTGTGCGCTTCGGCGTCCGCCTGATACCTCTGCTTTGGGGGGAGGTGCGGCTGACCAGCGCCAGGATCTCCGATGCCCACATCGTCACAGCGGCGATGCCATCCGGCGGCGACTGGACAGCGCAATTGCGCAATGAGGACGGCCTCGTCGATCCGGAGAAACTGTCCGCCGCGGTGTTCGGCAACATTCATCGCGCGCTCGACGCCGTGCGGGAAGATTCGCTGCGCCGGATCGATCTCAGCAATGTCGAGTTCGTGCTGCCCGATACCGGAGCCATCAAACGGATCAAGATCGCCGACGCCAGCGTCGTACAGTCGGGGCCGGGCGGCATGGC contains these protein-coding regions:
- a CDS encoding protein involved in cellulose biosynthesis CelD; translated protein: MNAPFVLAIPRTRTFEVVTSAERLAEIAPAWSALWQRAGGLVFQHPDWIAAWWRTTPHQERRTLRIGLAWNGDRLDGVIALATFKRSGIRILEWAAKDHSDYGDALFAPDSDPQAIARLWQHVFDQGGFDLIYLNRLLPDASVRGLLDPASRHDKALRPNHRTEISYRVAGPWQSGAEWFETLSKKARQNYRRGRKFMEEGGALRFRLMDADEPREPVLGRVAALKRLWLVRHGRVSDLFDKDSPVLTALISVLAELGLLRIFVLELDDTIVAVSINFEQHGTMMAFITTYDPEYERASPGMVLMMDYIQWSLDRGLAKVDFLCGGEDFKRRFASQSVTLSSMIGARGLRGHLAALADHVNHVAKTWRAPRSPKAETPDE
- a CDS encoding bacterioferritin comigratory protein encodes the protein MADLDVGDLAPQFDLPRDGGGSLSLSASSGKPVVLYFYPQDDTTSCTQEAISFSQLKPEFEKAGAVVIGLSPDNVKKHDKFKSKYNLTIDLAADEERKVIEAYHLWVEKSMYGRKYMGVERATFLIGRDGRIVRIWRKVRVKGHAEEVLEAVRAL